Genomic segment of Pseudomonas sp. CCI4.2:
GTTGAAGCAGGTCTGTACGTGACGGCCGGCACCAAGGTCGCGCTGCTTGATGACAAGAATCAGCTGGTGAAAGTGGTCAAGGCCCGTGAACTGTCGGGCCAGCCTGACCTGCTGTTCCGCCGCAACTCGCAAACCGGCGCGGTGGAATGCAAATCCCGCAAATCGGCCGTCGAGTTGAACGAATCGCTGCACGCTCACAACTGATCTGATGCCGTATCCAAGGCCCACGCTGCACCTGCAGCGTTGGCCCTGATCCATCGAGCTGAATACCATGCTTCTGCCCTCCCCTTGGCGCGCTGATTTTCCAGCCATCGCCGCACTGCAACGGCAAGGCCAGACCTATCTGGACAACGCCGCTACAACGCAAAAACCCCAAGCGCTGCTCGACGCGCTAAACAATTACTACGCCAACGGCGCGGCCAATGTGCATCGCGCACAGCACCTGCCGGGGGCAAACGCCACTCAATTGTTTGAAAACAGCCGGCGCAACGTCGCCCAATGGCTTAACGCGGGCGATGACGCACAGATCATTTTTACCCACGGCACCACCTCGGCATTGAACCTGCTGGCGTATGGGCTTGAGCATCAATTTGAAACCGGCGATGAGATCGTAATCTCGGCGCTGGAGCATCACGCCAACCTGCTGCCTTGGCAGCAACTGGCACAGCGTCGCGGTATCGAATTGATTGTTTTGCCCCTCGACGCCCACGGGCTGATTGATCTTCCTGTTGCTGCCACGCTGATCGGTCCACGTACCCGGGTATTGGCCGTCAGTCAGCTGTCCAACGTACTTGGCGCCTGGCAACCGCTGCCCGAGTTACTGAAGATGGCCAAGGCGCACGGCGCGCTGACGGTGGTCGATGGCGCACAAGGTGTAGTGCACGGCCGACAAGACCTGCAGGCCCTGAGCTGCGATTTTTATGTCTTTTCCAGCCACAAACTCTACGGCCCGGACGGCGTCGGCGTGCTGTACGGCCGCAATGAAGCTCTGGCGCAGTTACGTCATTGGCAGTTCGGCGGCGAAATGGTCCTGACCACTGACTACCACAGCGCAACGTTTCGCCCTGCGCCGCTGGGTTTTGAAGCGGGCACGCCACCGATAGCCGGGGTCATCGGCCTGGGCGCGACCCTCGACTATTTGAACAGCCTCGACCACGGCGCCGTGCTGGCCCATGAGGCCGCGCTGCACCGGTTATTGCGCGAGGGTTTGCGCAGCCGCGAGGGCGTGCGAGTGCTGGGAGATCCGCAATTGGCGTTGGTGAGCTTCGTGGTGGACGGGGTTCACAACGCCGATCTGGCTCACCTGTTGACCGAACAGGGCATTGCCGTGCGTGCCGGGCATCATTGCGCGATGCCGCTGATCAAGCACCTGGGGCTGACCGGTGCCTTACGCGCGTCTCTGGCGCTGTACAACGACTCCGACGACGTGCAGCGTTTTTTCCATGGGCTGGACCAAGCGCTGGAGTTGCTGCGATGAAGTTGCCGCCTGATGCCCAGCTGGCTTTGGATACTTTCAATCAGCCACAAAGCTGGGAGCAGCGTGCGCGGCTATTGATGCAATGGGGTGAACGCTTGCCCGCGTTGAGCGACGACGAAAAAACCGAAGCGCACCGGGTACACGGCTGTGAAAGCCAGGTCTGGCTGCTGGGCAATTTCGAGCAGGGGGCGTGGCAATTTCGTGCCGCCAGTGACGCGCGCTTGATTCGAGGCTTGGTGGCGCTGCTGTTGGCGCGGGTCAATGGCCTGTCAGCAGAGGATATGCAGCAGGTTGATCCAGCGGATTGGTTCAAGCAATTGGGACTTAGCCGTCACTTGTCACCGTCACGCAGCAACGGCTTGAACGCGGTATTACAGCGGATGCGTCAGTTGGCTTCCGGCACGACCTGAATCGGCTTTATCCGTTCAGACGGGCGTCTTACACCGGCAACAATCTTGTCCACTGCTTTGGTCGCCGCGACCATACCGAACGTCGCCGTAACCATCATCACCGCGCCGAACCCACCCGAGCAGTCGAGCTTCACGCCGTCGCCGACGAAGCTTTTTTGCAGGCAGATGCTGCCGTCGGGTTTCGGATAACGCAGCTGCTCGGTAGAGAACACGCACGGCACGCTGTAGTGGCGGGTCATGGTCCGCGAGAAACCGTAATCCCGGCGCAGGGTCGAGCGCACTTTGGATGCCAACGGATCGTTGAAGGTGCGGTTGAGGTCGCAGACCTGGATCAGCGTCGGGTCTATCTGCCCGCCCGCACCGCCCGTGGTAATGATCTGAATCTTGCGGCGTTTGCACCAAGCGATGAGCGCGGCCTTCGCGTTAACGCTGTCGATGCAATCGAGCACGCAATCGATGTTCGGCGTGATGTACTCGGCCATGGTCTCGCGGGTGACGAAATCACTGACGGCATGGACGACGCAATCCGGGTTGATTGCACGCAGGCGCTCGGCCATGACCTCAACCTTGTCCCGGCCGATCGTGCCTTCCAGTGCGTGCAACTGGCGGTTGCTGTTGCTCAGGCACACGTCGTCCATATCGAACAAAGAGATTTCGCCGACGCCGCAGCGGGCAATCGCTTCTGCCGCCCACGAACCGACCCCGCCGACACCAACGATTGCCACATGGGCAGCACGCAACCGGCTCAGGCCTTCAATGCCATACAGACGGGCGACGCCAGCAAACCGCGGATCTTCTGTGTTCATGACCATAACCCCAAAAACCGGCGCGCATTATAGGGCGGCTTACCGGTGAGAGCATCTTTATCCGGATAAACCGCAATCTCTAACCGCGCCGCACGCTGCACAAGCCAACTTGTTAGCTAGGCATCGTGCCTGACGCACCGCAGCGCTGCTTCTCGCCAACAAGTTGGGTCCTACCGATCCGTCCTCCAGCCGAAATTCGCGAAGACGCGCGCCCCCCTCCCCTGCTTTAATAGCGACAACACACCTAGTTACATAGCAATCTTTGGAATTAGACGTATTTATGTCATCGCGTAAATTTGGACTCAACTTGGTGGTTGTCGTGGCGATTGCCGCGCTGTTCACCGGTTTCTGGGCGCTAATCAACCGCCCGGTCAACGCCCCCGACTGGCCCGAGCAGATTTCAGGCTTTTCTTACTCTCCCTTCCGACCGGGGCAAAATCCGCAGGAAGGCATCTACCCGACCGACGACGAAATGCGTCAGGACCTGGAGTTGATCAGTAAGCAAACCGACAGTATCCGCACCTACTCGGTGGACGGTTCCCTGGGAGATATTCCGAAGCTGGCCGAAGAGTTTGGCCTGCGCGTGACCCTGGGCATCTGGATCAGCCCTGACCAAGAGCGCAACGAGCGTGAAATTACCCGGGCCATCGAACTGGCGAACACCACGCGCAGTGTCGTTCGAGTGGTAGTGGGCAACGAAGCGCTGTTCCGCCGTGAAATCACCGTCAAACAACTCAGTGTCCTGCTGGACCGGGTTCGTGCGGCGGTAAAAGTGCCGGTGACAACCTCCGAACAGTGGCACATCTGGGAGAAATACCCTGAGCTGGCCAAGCACGTTGACTTGATCGCTGCACACATTCTGCCGTATTGGGAATTTATCCCGGTGGACAAGGCCGGTCAGTTCGTCCTCGACCGCGCTCGCGAACTAAAAAAAATGTTCCCGAAAAAACCGCTGTTGCTTTCGGAGGTTGGCTGGCCGAGCAATGGCCGTATGCGCGGCGGTGCTGATGCGACCCAGTCGGATCAAGCCATTTACCTGCGTACGCTGGTCAACAAGCTGAACCGTCAGGGCTACAACTACTTCGTGATCGAAGCCTTTGATCAGCCGTGGAAAGCCAGTGACGAAGGTTCGGTGGGCGCGTATTGGGGCGTGTACAACGCCGACCGCCAGCAGAAATTCAATTTCACCGGGCCCATCGTCGCCATCCCGCAGTGGCGAGTCCTGGCCATCGGATCGGGGGTCTTGGCCCTGCTGTCGCTGGCGTTGCTGCTGATCGACGGCTCGGCGTTGCGCCAACGCGGCCGCACCTTCCTGACGTTCACCGCTTTCCTTTGCGGTTCGGTGCTGGTGTGGATCGGTTACGACTACAGCCAGCAATACAGCACCTGGTTCAGCCTGACGGTTGGGTTCTTGCTGGCCCTCGGCGCACTGGGCGTGTTCATCGTATTGATGGCCGAAGCGCATGAGCTGGCCGAAGCAGTCTGGACCCACAAGCGCCGCCGTGAATTCCTGCCCGTGGAGATCGACAACGCGTACCGACCAAAAGTCTCGGTGCATGTGCCTTGCTACAACGAGCCACCCGAGATGGTCAAGCAGACCCTCAACGCGCTGGCGGCCCTCGATTATCCGGATTTCGAAGTCCTGCTCATCGACAACAACACCAAAGACCCTGCGGTCTGGGAACCGGTCAAGGCGCATTGCGAACTGCTCGGCCCACGCTTCAAGTTCTTCCACGTCGCCCCGCTGGCAGGCTTCAAAGGCGGCGCGCTGAACTACTTGATTCCGCACACCGCGCCGGACGCTGAAGTCATTGCCGTGATCGACTCCGACTACTGCGTTGATCGCAACTGGCTCAAGCACATGGTGCCGCACTTCGCCGATCCGAAAATCGCCGTGGTGCAGTCGCCGCAGGACTACCGCGACCAGAACGAAAGTACCTTCAAGAAGCTTTGCTACTCGGAATACAAAGGCTTCTTCCATATCGGCATGATCACCCGTAACGACCGCGACGCGATCATCCAGCACGGCACTATGACCATGACCCGTCGCTCGGTGCTCGAGGAGCTTGGCTGGGCCGATTGGTGCATCTGTGAAGACGCCGAACTGGGTCTGCGGGTGTTCGAAAAGGGTCTTTCTGCGGCCTATGCCCATAACAGCTACGGCAAGGGCCTGATGCCGGACACGTTCATTGACTTCAAGAAACAACGTTTCCGTTGGGCCT
This window contains:
- a CDS encoding cysteine desulfurase: MLLPSPWRADFPAIAALQRQGQTYLDNAATTQKPQALLDALNNYYANGAANVHRAQHLPGANATQLFENSRRNVAQWLNAGDDAQIIFTHGTTSALNLLAYGLEHQFETGDEIVISALEHHANLLPWQQLAQRRGIELIVLPLDAHGLIDLPVAATLIGPRTRVLAVSQLSNVLGAWQPLPELLKMAKAHGALTVVDGAQGVVHGRQDLQALSCDFYVFSSHKLYGPDGVGVLYGRNEALAQLRHWQFGGEMVLTTDYHSATFRPAPLGFEAGTPPIAGVIGLGATLDYLNSLDHGAVLAHEAALHRLLREGLRSREGVRVLGDPQLALVSFVVDGVHNADLAHLLTEQGIAVRAGHHCAMPLIKHLGLTGALRASLALYNDSDDVQRFFHGLDQALELLR
- a CDS encoding SufE family protein; amino-acid sequence: MKLPPDAQLALDTFNQPQSWEQRARLLMQWGERLPALSDDEKTEAHRVHGCESQVWLLGNFEQGAWQFRAASDARLIRGLVALLLARVNGLSAEDMQQVDPADWFKQLGLSRHLSPSRSNGLNAVLQRMRQLASGTT
- the tcdA gene encoding tRNA cyclic N6-threonylcarbamoyladenosine(37) synthase TcdA, with the protein product MVMNTEDPRFAGVARLYGIEGLSRLRAAHVAIVGVGGVGSWAAEAIARCGVGEISLFDMDDVCLSNSNRQLHALEGTIGRDKVEVMAERLRAINPDCVVHAVSDFVTRETMAEYITPNIDCVLDCIDSVNAKAALIAWCKRRKIQIITTGGAGGQIDPTLIQVCDLNRTFNDPLASKVRSTLRRDYGFSRTMTRHYSVPCVFSTEQLRYPKPDGSICLQKSFVGDGVKLDCSGGFGAVMMVTATFGMVAATKAVDKIVAGVRRPSERIKPIQVVPEAN
- a CDS encoding glycosyltransferase, translated to MSSRKFGLNLVVVVAIAALFTGFWALINRPVNAPDWPEQISGFSYSPFRPGQNPQEGIYPTDDEMRQDLELISKQTDSIRTYSVDGSLGDIPKLAEEFGLRVTLGIWISPDQERNEREITRAIELANTTRSVVRVVVGNEALFRREITVKQLSVLLDRVRAAVKVPVTTSEQWHIWEKYPELAKHVDLIAAHILPYWEFIPVDKAGQFVLDRARELKKMFPKKPLLLSEVGWPSNGRMRGGADATQSDQAIYLRTLVNKLNRQGYNYFVIEAFDQPWKASDEGSVGAYWGVYNADRQQKFNFTGPIVAIPQWRVLAIGSGVLALLSLALLLIDGSALRQRGRTFLTFTAFLCGSVLVWIGYDYSQQYSTWFSLTVGFLLALGALGVFIVLMAEAHELAEAVWTHKRRREFLPVEIDNAYRPKVSVHVPCYNEPPEMVKQTLNALAALDYPDFEVLLIDNNTKDPAVWEPVKAHCELLGPRFKFFHVAPLAGFKGGALNYLIPHTAPDAEVIAVIDSDYCVDRNWLKHMVPHFADPKIAVVQSPQDYRDQNESTFKKLCYSEYKGFFHIGMITRNDRDAIIQHGTMTMTRRSVLEELGWADWCICEDAELGLRVFEKGLSAAYAHNSYGKGLMPDTFIDFKKQRFRWAYGAIQIIKRHTSSLLRGKDTQLTRGQRYHFLAGWLPWVADGMNIFFTFGALLWSGAMIIVPQRVDPPLLIFAIPPLALFVFKVGKIIFLYRRAVGVNLKDAFAAALAGLALSHTIAKAVLYGFFTTSIPFFRTPKNVDSHGMWVAISEAREELFIMLLLWGAALGICLVQGLPSADMRFWVTMLLVQSLPYLAALIMAFLSSLPKPTHVVEPTPA